The genomic interval CATTTCGAAGGCATGTCCGAGTAAACCGAAACCTGTAATATCCGTTACAGCGTTTGGATTAAAATGTGTTAGCGTTTCGGTAGCATACTTATTTAATTGAGCCATAACACGGGAAACGTCATCAATTTGTTCTTTTGTTAAACGGTCCTGTTTGATGGCGGTAGTTTGTATACCAACCCCAATTGGTTTCGTTAATATAAGTGTATCGCCTGGTTGTGCGCCGATGTTTTTCAAAAAATGATCCGGATGAGCAATACCCGTAACGGACAGGCCGAATTTGGGTTCGTGATCGTCGATGGAGTGTCCGCCGACAATCTGTGCACCTGCTTCACTTATCTTGTCAGCAGATCCTTGTAAAATGTTTGTTAGAATGCCAGGATCAAGCTCTTTGATCGGATAGGCAACAATATTTAGTGCGGTTTTCGGTGATCCTCCCATGGCGTACACATCACTTAACGCATTAGCGGCAGCAATTTGGCCGAACATGTATGCATCATCCACAATAGGGGTGAAAAAATCAAGCGATTGGATCAGTGCTATGTCATCGGAGAGTTTGTACACACCGCCGTCATCTGAATGTTTTGTTCCGACAAGCAAATTGGGATCCTCCGTCGCAGCAGGTAAATCACGCAAAACTTGCGCGAGGTCTTGTGGACCGATTTTGCATCCTCAACCGGCTTTTGACGATAACGATGTGAGTTTTACTTGATCTGTCATGGGGTTCACCTTCCTTTTGATGATGAAATTAATATGTCATAATAATAATTATAAAGCATGTTGTTAAAAAAAGCGAACGAACTATATATCCTTGGATGGTGTAAAAAATGAACATACTTCGCCTATTACCAGCTGTTCACCAATTAAAAAGTCATACACGTTTTTCCGAATTAAAAGCTAAGGGGAATGTCTCAGAAGAAGCGTTGATGGAATGGCTGAATGAACAAATTGATGTTGTAAGGAACCAACTTATAAATGATGAATTGAATCATGAAGCATTATCCAGAGAAAAACTCATGGAACATATTTTTAATCAATTAGATAACAAAATACATACAACTACCGCGAACAATCTGCAAGAGGTTGTCAATGCAACTGGTGTTGTCCTACATACAAATCTGGGAAGGGCACGTCTAAATAAGCAGGCACTCGAGCACATAAACAATGCAGCAGCCAATTATTCCACACTTGAGTATCATGTGGCAACAGGGAAACGCGGGTCAAGGCATGCGATTGTCGAGGAATATATAAAACATTTAACCGGTGCTGAAGCGGCTATGGTTGTCAATAATAATGCGGCAGCTGTTTATTTAGTGCTAAAAGCGATCGCTTCTGGGAAAGAGGTGATTGTTTCACGCGGGGAACTTGTGGAAATTGGTGGGTCCTTTCGAATCTCTGAAATTATGGAAGAAAGCCAGGCTGTACTGGTCGATGTAGGCACAACGAACAAGACACATGCCAAGGACTATGAGACTGCCATCACAGACAGGACAGCATTACTCATGAAAGTGCATAAGAGTAATTTCAAAGTCGTTGGATTCACCCAAGAGGTTGACACATATGAACTTGTCGACATGTCCAGGCAATATGCTACTCCGATTTATGAAGACCTTGGCAGTGGAACACTATTTGATTTTCAAAAGGAAGGCATCGGGATGGAGCCGACTATCCAGGAGAAAATAAAATCAGGAATTGATATTCTTTCTTTTAGTGGCGACAAGTTACTTGGTGGACCTCAAGCAGGCGTAATCGTGGGCAAAAAATATTACGTTGATAAATTGAAGGAACATCAGCTTGCCAGAGTCCTGCGCGTCGATAAATTTACGCTGGCAGGATTGGAGGCAACGTTAAAAACTTATATGAAAGGTCAGGAACGAAACGACATCCCCACCATTCGTGATATAGTGGCATCCAGTGAGTCTGTTTTAAGAAAGGCTCGCCAATTCATGGAAAAGATAGAAGCCGGCAAGACGGGATTCAGTTGCGATATTAAGCCGGGATATTCAAAAGTCGGTGGAGGAACGATGCCTGATGCAGAAATTGATACCTATCTCGTTCGCTTAACGCATGATCGTTTTAGCAGTGCAGAACTTGCGGAAAAACTGCGTCAATTTAACGTACCAATCATTGCCAGGGTGAAAAATGAAGCGGTGATTCTCGATTTCAGAACGGTGCATGATGATGAAATGGATATAATTATTGAGGCATTTTTACAGATTTAGTACAGGCGGTCGGTATGTAGTGGTAACGTTGAAATGGCGGGATCGTGTGGGAATCGAACCCACCGGAGACGACACGCGCCTCCCAAATGGTTTTGAAGACCAAGGAGAACACCAGTACCTCAGCCGACCCCATGAAGATTGATTCAAATGTGAAGCAGTATACATTAAACGACTGTATCCACGTATCTATTATAAGGTATTTTGTCGAGATTAGCCAACAATAAATATATATTCTTATAGCGTTTTATAACCAAGAACATACTAAGAAGTGTAGGTGAATGATATGGCCCGTTACTTTACCATTGGAATGGCTGGACATATTGATCATGGGAAAACGGCTTTAACAAAAGCTTTAACAGGCGAAAATACAGATCGATTGCAGGAGGAGAAGGAACGGAGTATTTCGATTGAACCCGGGTTTGCATTGTTGATTAATAATGATCAATTGGAAGTATCCATTATCGATGTCCCCGGGCATGAAAGATTCATTAGGCAAATGATAGCCGGATCGGCGGGAATCGATATGGCTGTATTGGTCATTGCCGCAAATGAAGGTGTCATGCCGCAAACGAAGGAACACCTGGATATTTTATCATTGTTGGGAATTCAAAATGGATTGGTCGTTATGACAAAAGTGGATCAAGTCGACCAGGAATTACTCGACATTGTGTTGGACGATGTTAAAGAAACGATGGACGACACCTTTCTTAAAGATGCGCCGATTCATTTGGTCGATAGTTTGTCTGAAAAAGGCATTCCCGAGCTGAAGCAAGCTTT from Lentibacillus cibarius carries:
- the selA gene encoding L-seryl-tRNA(Sec) selenium transferase, yielding MNILRLLPAVHQLKSHTRFSELKAKGNVSEEALMEWLNEQIDVVRNQLINDELNHEALSREKLMEHIFNQLDNKIHTTTANNLQEVVNATGVVLHTNLGRARLNKQALEHINNAAANYSTLEYHVATGKRGSRHAIVEEYIKHLTGAEAAMVVNNNAAAVYLVLKAIASGKEVIVSRGELVEIGGSFRISEIMEESQAVLVDVGTTNKTHAKDYETAITDRTALLMKVHKSNFKVVGFTQEVDTYELVDMSRQYATPIYEDLGSGTLFDFQKEGIGMEPTIQEKIKSGIDILSFSGDKLLGGPQAGVIVGKKYYVDKLKEHQLARVLRVDKFTLAGLEATLKTYMKGQERNDIPTIRDIVASSESVLRKARQFMEKIEAGKTGFSCDIKPGYSKVGGGTMPDAEIDTYLVRLTHDRFSSAELAEKLRQFNVPIIARVKNEAVILDFRTVHDDEMDIIIEAFLQI